In Gossypium arboreum isolate Shixiya-1 chromosome 5, ASM2569848v2, whole genome shotgun sequence, a single genomic region encodes these proteins:
- the LOC108450633 gene encoding small ubiquitin-related modifier 1-like — translation MTGVTNQEEDKKPADQTAHINLKVKGQDGNEVFFRIKRSTQLKKLMNAYCDRQSVEFNSIAFLFDGRRLRGEQTPDELEMEDGDEIDAMLHQTGGTMA, via the exons ATGACGGGAGTAACCAATCAGGAGGAAGACAAGAAACCCGCTGATCAAACGGCTCACATCAATCTCAAAGTTAAAGGCCAG GATGGGAATGAAGTGTTCTTTAGGATTAAAAGAAGTACTCAACTAAAGAAACTTATGAATGCTTATTGTGATCGGCAATCGGTGGAGTTCAACTCTATTGCCTTCCTTTTCGACGGTCGCCGTCTGCGGGGCGAGCAGACTCCGGATGAG TTGGAAATGGAGGATGGGGATGAGATAGATGCAATGCTGCATCAAACTGGTGGTACCATGGCCTAA
- the LOC108450313 gene encoding adenylyltransferase and sulfurtransferase MOCS3, with translation MESNGGGASPIRREIEALKEEKARIEQRISVLEAQLQEEASLALQQQQNDGVCNGFCPSEISSVDANLAHGLSADSIYRYSRHLLLPSFGVQAQSNLLKSSILVVGAGGLGSPALLYLAACGVGRLGIVDHDVVELNNMHRQVIHTEAYIGQPKVKSAAAACRSINSTIQIVEHKQALRTSNALEILSQYDIVVDATDNAPSRYMISDCCVVLGKPLVSGAALGLEGQLTVYNYKGGPCYRCLFPTPPPTTACQRCSDSGVLGVVPGIIGCLQALEAIKIASDIGEPLSGRMLLFDALSARIRIVKIRGRSLQCEVCGENTTFNQQQFKDLDYEKFTQSPLSTSLQKLKLLSPDSRITSKEYKERIISGEPHVLVDVRPELHYKIVSIPNSLNIPLASLEARLPEISSALKEQEKESTGSGANLYVICRRGNDSQRAVDYLRNKGFDLAKDIVGGLDSWANDVDPNFPMY, from the exons ATGGAGTCCAACGGCGGCGGCGCGTCACCTATCCGTCGAGAAATCGAAGCTTTGAAGGAAGAAAAAGCCCGGATTGAGCAAAGGATTTCGGTCCTCGAAGCTCAGCTCCAAGAAGAAGCTTCATTAGCACTTCAACAGCAGCAAAACGACGGCGTCTGCAATGGTTTTTGTCCTTCGGAAATATCCTCCGTCGATGCCAATCTGGCTCACGGGTTATCGGCGGATAGTATTTACCGTTACAGCCGTCATCTTTTGCTTCCTTCTTTTGGAGTCCAAG CACAATCAAATCTCTTGAAGTCTTCAATATTGGTTGTTGGAGCTGGAGGTTTGGGTTCGCCGGCTTTATTATATCTTGCAGCTTGTGGTGTTG GTCGCTTGGGTATCGTTGATCATGATGTTGTTGAGCTTAATAATATGCATAGGCAG GTTATTCACACTGAAGCATACATTGGTCAGCCAAAAGTGAAGTCTGCTGCTGCTGCTTGCCGCTC GATCAACTCCACTATACAGATTGTTGAACACAAACAAGCTTTGCGCACATCTAATGCTTTGGAAATTTTGAGCCA ATATGACATAGTTGTCGATGCAACAGACAATGCTCCCAGTCGATACATGATAAGTGATTGCTGTGTTGTGTTGGGAAAG CCTCTAGTATCGGGTGCTGCACTAGGATTGGAAGGGCAG CTGACAGTATACAATTACAAAGGAGGTCCGTGTTATCGATGCTTATTTCCGACTCCTCCTCCTACAACTGCTTGTCAAAGATGCTCGGATAGTGGAGTTCTTGGAGTTG TTCCTGGAATTATTGGCTGTCTTCAAGCTCTAGAGGCCATTAAAATAGCCAGCGATATTGGTGAACCGCTTTCAGGACGGATGCTTCTTTTTGATGCGTTATCAGCTAGGATTCGAATT GTCAAAATAAGAGGCAGGTCTTTGCAATGCGAAGTTTGTGGAGAAAATACGACATTTAACCAACAGCAATTCAAAGATCTTGATTATGAGAAGTTCACTCAATCGCCATTGTCAACC TCTCTGCAAAAGCTGAAACTACTCTCCCCCGATTCTAGAATAACCAGTAAAGAGTACAAAGAGAGGATCATAAGTGGGGAACCACATGTTTTGGTGGATGTTCGACCGGAACTTCACTACAAGATAGTTTCTATCCCCAACTCATTGAACATTCCGCTCGCGAGCTTGGAGGCTCGACTGCCCGAAATATCTTCCGCACTTAAAGAACAAGAGAAGGAAAGCACCGGATCGGGAGCTAACCTATATGTAATATGCAGAAGAGGTAATGATTCTCAAAGGGCCGTTGATTACCTCCGAAACAAGGGATTCGATTTAGCCAAGGATATTGTCGGGGGCTTGGATTCATGGGCCAATGATGTTGATCCCAATTTTCCTATGTATTAA
- the LOC108450022 gene encoding aspartate carbamoyltransferase 1, chloroplastic, producing the protein MASSPLFSMSTMKRDSFVMKTITSNKEFKFNVSNPFDKLPVTSPTLLLTGENSLKWGQNESLLRNRMQCRAVEVKNMPRYTMGKKFELDDVIEAQQFDRETLNAIFEVAKEMENIEKNSPGSQILKGYLMATLFYEPSTRTRLSFESAMKRLGGEVLTTENAREFSSAAKGETLEDTIRTVEGYSDIIVMRHFESGAAKRAAATAGIPIINAGDGPGQHPTQALLDVYTIEREIGKLDGIRVGLVGDLANGRTVRSLAYLLAKYQDVKIYFVSPDIVKMKDDIKDYLTSRGVEWEESGDLMEVASKCDVVYQTRIQRERFGERIDLYEEARGKYIVDENVLKVMQKHAVVMHPLPRLDEITVDVDADPRAAYFRQAKNGLYIRMALLKLLLVGW; encoded by the exons ATGGCTTCTTCACCATTATTTTCTATGAGCACGATGAAAAGGGATTCGTTTGTTATGAAAACGATAACTTCGAACAAAGAGTTCAAGTTTAATGTTTCGAATCCCTTCGATAAGCTACCTGTTACGAGTCCTACATTGTTGTTAACCGGTGAGAACTCGTTGAAATGGGGACAAAACGAGAGTCTTTTAAGGAATCGAATGCAATGCCGTGCAGTGGAAGTCAAGAACATGCCTAGGTATACAATGGGGAAGAAGTTTGAACTCGATGATGTGATTGAAGCTCAACAATTTGATAGAGAAACTTTAAATGCTATATTTGAAGTTGCGAAAGAGATGGAGAATATTGAAAAGAACTCACCCGGAAGTCAAATTCTCAAAGGTTACCTAATGGCCACCCTTTTTTATGAACCTTCAACTAGAACTAGGCTTTCATTCGAGTCGGCCATGAAACGATTGGGTGGTGAAGTTTTAACAACTGAAAATGCTCGAGAATTTTCTTCTGCAGCCAAAGGAGAGACCCTTGAAG ATACTATTAGAACTGTTGAAGGGTATTCCGATATAATTGTGATGCGACACTTTGAAAGCGGTGCTGCTAAACGAGCGGCAGCTACTGCAGGCATTCCCATCATTAATGCTGGTGATGGTCCGGGTCAACATCCTACTCAG GCCCTTTTAGATGTCTACACCATAGAAAGAGAGATCGGAAAACTAGATGGCATCAGAGTCGGGCTTGTCGGAGATCTTGCCAATGGGAGAACTGTCCGTTCTCTTGCCTACTTACTTGCAAAGTACCAAGATGTGAAGATATACTTTGTCTCCCCCGACATTGTTAAAATGAAG GATGACATTAAAGATTATCTAACATCGAGGGGTGTCGAGTGGGAAGAAAGTGGTGATTTAATGGAAGTGGCGTCTAAATGCGATGTGGTGTACCAAACTCGTATTCAACGAGAACGGTTTGGAGAAAGGATTGATCTTTATGAAGAAGCTCGTGGTAAGTATATAGTGGATGAGAATGTGTTGAAGGTAATGCAGAAACATGCTGTGGTAATGCATCCTCTCCCGAGGCTTGATGAGATTACCGTTGATGTTGATGCCGATCCGAGAGCTGCTTATTTTAGACAAGCAAAGAATGGTCTCTATATAAGGATGGCTCTTTTAAAATTGTTGCTTGTTGGATGGTGA
- the LOC108450659 gene encoding uncharacterized protein LOC108450659, which yields MKKGLHPQMQWVSYVTPSGRLINFMMTKIHSVGKVYHLRAKRQMAASVGQIAKFNRRYGLEKQEGSEDSEKNEK from the coding sequence ATGAAGAAAGGGTTGCACCCTCAGATGCAATGGGTATCTTATGTGACTCCGAGTGGTCGATTGATTAATTTCATGATGACAAAAATACATAGTGTTGGGAAAGTTTATCACTTAAGGGCAAAACGTCAAATGGCTGCAAGCGTAGGACAGATTGCTAAGTTCAACCGTCGGTATGGGCTGGAGAAGCAGGAGGGCTCAGAGGACTctgagaaaaatgaaaaatga
- the LOC108453343 gene encoding GDP-L-galactose phosphorylase 1: MMLRIKRVPTVVSNYQKDEADDTARRSAGCGKNCLKSCCIPGAKLPLYAFKKVSMEREEDVLKMENTESPVAFLDSLVLGEWEDRMQRGLFRYDVTACETKVIPGEYGFIAQLNEGRHLKKRPTEFRVDKVLQPFDGNKFNFTKVGQEEVLFQFEASEDGEVQFYPTAPIDVENSPSVVAINVSPIEYGHVLLIPRIFECLPQRIDRESFLLALHMAAEAGNPHFRLGYNSLGAFATINHLHFQAYYLAVPFPIEKAPTKELTTLSDGVIVSELLKYPVKGLVFEGGNTLLDLSNTVSDACICLQDNNIPYNVLISDCGKQIFLLPQCYAEKQALGEVSPELLDTQVNPAVWEISGHMVLKRRKDYDEASEGNAWRLLAEVSLSDERFREVKALIFEAIAGSEDVIENGIKTLLEEPCLEEDDAITKSSHRGAMVAGTQECLVLQ; this comes from the exons ATGATGCTTAGGATTAAGAGGGTTCCGACTGTCGTTTCTAATTACCAAAAGGATGAAGCGGACGATACTGCTCGTCGTAGTGCTGGCTGTGGGAAGAATTGCCTTAAAAGCTGTTGCATACCAG GAGCAAAGCTTCCTTTATACGCTTTCAAGAAGGTGAGCATGGAGCGTGAAGAAGATGTGCTGAAAATGGAGAACACAGAGTCTCCAGTTGCATTTCTTGACTCACTTGTTCTTGGAGag TGGGAGGATCGGATGCAAAGAGGGCTCTTTCGCTATGATGTCACTGCCTGCGAAACCAAG GTGATTCCTGGTGAATATGGCTTTATTGCCCAGCTGAACGAGGGTCGCCACCTTAAGAAGAGGCCGACTGAGTTCCGTGTTGATAAGGTACTTCAGCCCTTTGATGGGAACAAATTCAACTTCACCAAAGTCGGGCAAGAAGAGGTGCTCTTCCAGTTTGAAGCAAGTGAAGATGGTGAAGTTCAGTTCTATCCAACCGCTCCCATTGATGTCGAAAATTCTCCTAGCGTCGTTGCCATTAAC GTTAGTCCCATTGAATACGGACATGTGCTGTTGATCCCTCGGATATTTGAATGCTTGCCCCAGAGGATTGACCGGGAGAGCTTCTTGCTTGCACTTCATATGGCTGCTGAAGCCGGAAATCCGCATTTCAGATTGGGTTATAACAGCTTGGGCGCGTTTGCTACAATCAATCACCTTCATTTCCAGGCTTACTATTTGGCTGTGCCTTTCCCCATCGAGAAAGCTCCGACAAAGGAGTTAACCACTTTGAGCGATGGAGTGATCGTCTCGGAGCTTTTAAAGTATCCAGTCAAAGGTCTCGTCTTCGAGGGTGGTAACACTCTTCTGGACTTGTCCAACACTGTGTCTGATGCATGCATTTGCCTCCAAGATAACAACATACCGTACAACGTCCTCATCTCCGACTGTGGAAAACAGATCTTTCTCCTTCCACAGTGTTATGCCGAGAAACAAGCTCTTGGGGAAGTGAGTCCGGAGCTTTTGGACACCCAGGTAAACCCAGCTGTGTGGGAAATTAGTGGCCATATGGTGTTAAAACGGAGGAAGGACTACGATGAAGCATCTGAAGGAAATGCTTGGAGGCTCCTTGCTGAGGTTTCCCTCTCGGATGAGAGGTTCCGTGAAGTCAAGGCACTTATCTTCGAAGCCATTGCAGGCAGCGAAGATGTAATCGAAAATGGTATCAAGACTTTGCTAGAGGAGCCTTGTCTCGAAGAAGATGATGCCATCACCAAAAGCTCCCACCGTGGTGCTATGGTGGCTGGCACACAAGAATGCCTTGTTCTGCAGTAA